In the genome of Fervidobacterium gondwanense DSM 13020, one region contains:
- a CDS encoding aminopeptidase, which translates to MGMNELVWKKRTREEIEHFSDDYKRFIEFAKTERLAIEYFEKLLQQNGFVSMEETASNFDKVFYINRGKSLVAIKGDISKGVNFIAAHVDAPRIDLRTYPLYEDSSIALAKTHYYGGVKKYQWFSLPLALVGVVVKESGEKIDVCIGCDEKDPVLVIPDLLPHLDKEDKKVSEQFRADKMNVILGSIPLDGEEKEPVKKYVLKLLKEKYNIDDEDFVSADLELVPALKPRDVGIDASFVGAYGHDDRICAYQAVMALLAAEPKEKALGVILFDREEIGSEGDSGAQARFYKAFLRKLLVLKGVRDTESALDDVIKNSTVLSADVTTLFDPSFPDVHDKLNVAKAGYGVALVKYTGRGGKGGASEAHAELVARVRGILNKNGISWQVSLLGKVDVGGGGTVAKFLAQEGFNTIDIGPGLMSMHAPFELVSKADLYETYLAFKVLIEEL; encoded by the coding sequence ATGGGAATGAACGAACTTGTTTGGAAAAAGAGAACCCGAGAAGAGATTGAGCATTTTTCTGATGACTACAAAAGATTTATCGAATTTGCGAAGACAGAGCGTCTTGCAATTGAGTATTTTGAGAAACTCTTGCAGCAGAACGGTTTTGTATCGATGGAAGAAACGGCAAGCAATTTTGATAAGGTTTTTTATATCAACCGTGGCAAGTCACTTGTCGCAATAAAAGGAGACATTTCAAAAGGTGTCAACTTTATCGCAGCTCATGTCGATGCTCCTCGCATCGATTTGAGGACATATCCTCTGTATGAAGATAGTTCGATCGCTTTAGCAAAAACACATTACTATGGTGGCGTAAAGAAGTACCAATGGTTCAGTTTACCACTGGCATTGGTTGGAGTTGTTGTCAAGGAAAGTGGAGAAAAAATAGATGTATGTATAGGTTGCGACGAGAAAGATCCTGTCTTGGTTATCCCCGACCTTCTCCCGCACCTTGACAAGGAAGATAAAAAAGTCAGTGAACAGTTTAGAGCCGATAAGATGAACGTAATTCTCGGCTCGATACCACTTGATGGTGAAGAAAAGGAGCCTGTAAAGAAATACGTGCTTAAACTCTTGAAAGAGAAATACAACATAGATGATGAGGACTTTGTCAGTGCGGATCTTGAATTGGTTCCAGCTTTAAAGCCAAGAGATGTCGGTATAGATGCAAGCTTTGTTGGGGCATATGGACATGATGATAGGATATGTGCTTATCAAGCTGTAATGGCACTTTTGGCTGCTGAACCAAAAGAGAAGGCATTGGGGGTAATTCTGTTTGATAGGGAGGAAATCGGCAGCGAAGGTGATTCTGGAGCTCAGGCACGTTTTTATAAGGCTTTTTTGAGAAAGTTGTTGGTGTTGAAAGGTGTCAGAGACACTGAAAGCGCACTCGATGACGTGATAAAGAATTCGACAGTTTTGTCAGCAGATGTAACAACACTCTTTGATCCTTCTTTCCCAGACGTACATGATAAACTTAACGTTGCAAAAGCAGGCTATGGTGTTGCATTGGTGAAATATACGGGCAGAGGTGGAAAAGGTGGAGCAAGTGAAGCTCACGCTGAATTAGTAGCAAGGGTCAGGGGTATTCTTAACAAGAATGGTATTTCGTGGCAAGTAAGTTTGCTCGGAAAAGTAGATGTTGGCGGTGGTGGTACAGTTGCGAAATTCTTAGCGCAAGAAGGATTTAATACAATCGATATAGGTCCTGGACTGATGAGCATGCACGCACCATTCGAGCTTGTATCAAAAGCTGATTTGTATGAAACGTACTTAGCATTCAAAGTACTTATAGAAGAGTTATAA
- a CDS encoding organic solvent tolerance protein OstA, translating to MKRLFRIVSLIVVSIVIVAVLTAQTTTTITTTTQKKSKTVRVSADYVEPKSDVIYYKGRVFVNIDEDKVSVKTTEMYVKKVGDKWKTVEIPVKAEFSFDGGSATTEKMTYDLDNRTGTLTNSTVTIVDSKSNEKIIIITDTLNYDLENDRYNGTKKGGVSITKGDITAVADRFEYDKKKGELSLFGAVVINDPKKGVKMTASDAVIYTEKNDMKANNANIELKVD from the coding sequence ATGAAAAGGCTTTTTAGAATTGTTTCCTTAATTGTTGTAAGCATTGTTATAGTAGCAGTCCTTACAGCTCAAACAACGACGACAATCACCACAACGACACAGAAAAAATCAAAAACCGTTAGGGTATCCGCGGATTACGTTGAACCAAAAAGCGATGTAATCTACTACAAGGGAAGAGTCTTTGTCAATATCGATGAAGACAAAGTGAGCGTAAAAACGACAGAGATGTATGTAAAGAAGGTAGGAGACAAGTGGAAGACCGTCGAGATACCTGTAAAAGCGGAATTTTCCTTCGATGGCGGAAGTGCTACCACAGAAAAAATGACTTACGATTTGGATAATCGCACTGGAACTTTGACAAATTCGACAGTTACAATAGTGGATTCGAAAAGCAACGAAAAGATAATAATAATTACCGATACGCTTAACTATGATTTGGAAAACGATCGGTACAACGGAACTAAAAAAGGGGGCGTAAGCATAACAAAGGGTGATATAACCGCTGTTGCCGATAGATTTGAGTACGATAAAAAGAAAGGCGAACTTTCTCTGTTCGGAGCAGTTGTCATAAACGATCCTAAGAAAGGCGTAAAGATGACAGCTTCAGATGCGGTCATCTACACAGAGAAAAACGATATGAAGGCTAACAACGCAAACATCGAACTTAAAGTCGATTAG
- the dnaX gene encoding DNA polymerase III subunit gamma/tau, with amino-acid sequence MESLYRKYRPSTFREIVGQGHIKKLLKNALEKRTLSHAYIFAGPRGTGKTTTARILAKSLNCEKNQFGEPCNECASCKSIDNGSHLDVVELDAASNRGIDEIRKIRDGVNFTPVMGKYKVYIIDEVHMLTREAFNALLKTLEEPPEHILFVLATTNPEKIPPTIISRCHVLEFRNISKEDIVQRLKEVCESEGFDVTEEALEKISKKAAGGLRDALSILEQVVRYAGGEVTSEVVEEALGYVSEDVLMRFLDALFSGDGHTVENVLDEVYIERGDFDTFLTQLVEYAVEKKDYEHIKIATKIYDIQKELKNAEEKLIVAKLLFLNLVAETRNIEKPKESRVPTLETSKSKENLIKSAKPETKEIKPSIDKLINVNEVAENIVDGDVAHGNKEEIKRSETGQEQESVSFIPAATNEISSSKMKLVTKEILDDLKLNGDLSIYVGLSLATVYELDDVVRIVFDKSKQFSYEILKEKKEQIEILYYQKSGKKREVKIELSDDDHDPVLEKLKMLLS; translated from the coding sequence ATGGAATCGCTTTACAGGAAGTACAGACCTTCAACCTTCCGGGAAATTGTTGGCCAAGGACATATAAAAAAGCTGTTGAAAAATGCGTTGGAAAAGAGGACTCTTAGCCACGCTTACATCTTCGCAGGACCGCGAGGTACTGGAAAGACAACAACAGCGAGGATTCTCGCAAAGTCACTGAACTGTGAGAAGAACCAATTTGGTGAACCGTGTAACGAGTGCGCATCGTGTAAATCAATAGACAACGGTTCTCATCTTGATGTCGTTGAACTTGACGCAGCTTCAAACAGAGGCATTGATGAGATTAGAAAGATTAGAGACGGGGTCAACTTTACTCCAGTAATGGGAAAGTATAAAGTTTATATAATCGATGAAGTCCACATGCTGACACGTGAAGCTTTCAATGCGCTATTAAAGACTTTGGAAGAACCACCTGAGCACATCCTCTTTGTACTTGCAACGACAAATCCTGAGAAGATCCCGCCAACGATTATCTCCAGATGCCACGTTTTGGAATTTAGAAATATTTCAAAAGAAGACATTGTGCAAAGGTTAAAGGAAGTGTGTGAAAGCGAAGGATTTGACGTTACCGAAGAAGCTTTGGAAAAGATTAGTAAAAAGGCAGCTGGCGGTTTGCGTGATGCTCTGTCTATCTTAGAACAGGTAGTACGCTATGCAGGTGGCGAAGTAACTTCAGAAGTAGTAGAAGAAGCTTTGGGTTACGTTAGCGAAGATGTTTTGATGAGGTTTTTGGATGCTTTGTTTAGCGGGGATGGTCATACTGTAGAAAATGTGCTCGATGAAGTATATATAGAACGCGGTGATTTTGATACATTTTTAACGCAGCTTGTTGAATATGCTGTCGAAAAGAAGGATTACGAACATATAAAAATAGCAACCAAGATTTACGACATTCAAAAAGAGCTTAAGAACGCTGAAGAAAAGTTGATAGTCGCAAAGTTGCTATTTTTAAATCTCGTCGCTGAAACAAGAAATATCGAAAAGCCCAAAGAATCAAGAGTCCCAACCTTGGAGACTTCAAAGAGTAAAGAAAACTTAATTAAAAGTGCTAAGCCTGAAACGAAAGAGATTAAACCAAGCATTGATAAGCTCATAAATGTGAATGAAGTTGCTGAAAATATCGTTGATGGCGATGTTGCCCATGGGAATAAGGAAGAGATCAAACGCTCTGAAACGGGACAAGAACAGGAAAGTGTAAGTTTCATACCTGCTGCTACGAACGAAATTTCCAGCTCAAAAATGAAGTTAGTTACTAAAGAAATTTTAGATGACTTAAAGCTTAACGGAGATCTTTCGATTTATGTTGGTTTATCTCTTGCAACTGTTTATGAACTCGATGATGTTGTCAGAATTGTATTTGATAAATCCAAGCAGTTCAGTTATGAAATATTGAAGGAAAAGAAAGAACAGATAGAAATTTTGTATTATCAAAAATCTGGCAAGAAAAGAGAAGTGAAAATTGAGCTCTCAGACGATGATCATGATCCTGTCTTGGAAAAATTGAAAATGTTACTTAGCTGA
- a CDS encoding PEGA domain-containing protein, with translation MRILRIILLLILTFQFSAFSLTIEAPSGSMVYYNGKLIGTIKEKSISFQATFPGELKVVKPGYVTFEKIITEDGTITVNLQLPAFLNITLSPQNSLVFIDNEMLKTESDSTSLRLQITPGVHEIKVIAPDFMQKSLKVELSPYEEKYLDISLKRTVTLKLTSDKPVKGAIINNMILDLPAQIEVLPGKYKLYLPQNFVKSIQEIEVPAYDEYSVNIDTSEFRKLSLSGKPEKAYVKIGNDIFKLPLEKLLPEGVYALEIFAEGFFPYKTVVNLKNDYTLFYSLQPVQEIAMSEIASDALFYDLYEVLFDGYERKLLQKRSWLTSIRERRTDKRELIWVGFSDGSLKRLPNTVPIVITSKINLYYDSIVFQGPGIIQVEKGSVVRFSDAKGVLEGRQFKAEKLTVIDDGTRCLVNIYSEQTCDVYWDNVFIGKTPIYLFVTTAGEHKISFVKNGITIENKVINIDSGVLNEIVLQK, from the coding sequence TTGAGGATTCTCAGGATCATTTTACTACTTATTTTGACATTTCAATTCAGTGCTTTTTCTTTAACGATTGAAGCTCCGAGTGGTAGTATGGTCTACTACAATGGAAAGTTGATAGGTACAATAAAAGAAAAAAGTATATCCTTTCAAGCAACATTTCCGGGAGAGCTGAAAGTAGTAAAGCCTGGATACGTTACCTTTGAAAAGATAATAACGGAAGACGGTACAATAACTGTGAATTTACAACTGCCAGCATTTCTGAACATTACGTTAAGCCCACAGAATTCTTTAGTTTTCATCGACAACGAAATGCTGAAAACTGAAAGCGATTCAACAAGCTTGCGCCTTCAAATAACGCCCGGGGTACATGAAATAAAGGTCATTGCCCCGGATTTTATGCAAAAATCTCTTAAAGTGGAACTTTCGCCGTATGAGGAGAAGTATCTTGATATATCTTTAAAAAGGACTGTAACTTTAAAACTCACTTCGGATAAACCAGTTAAAGGTGCAATCATAAACAACATGATTTTAGACTTGCCGGCTCAGATTGAGGTACTGCCAGGTAAGTACAAGCTCTACTTACCACAGAATTTCGTAAAAAGTATACAAGAGATAGAAGTTCCAGCTTATGATGAATACTCAGTGAATATAGACACTTCTGAATTTCGAAAACTTTCTTTGAGTGGAAAGCCAGAGAAAGCTTACGTAAAGATTGGAAATGATATATTTAAGCTACCACTGGAGAAGTTATTACCAGAAGGTGTTTATGCTTTAGAGATATTTGCAGAAGGCTTCTTTCCGTATAAGACCGTTGTTAATTTAAAAAACGACTACACCCTCTTTTACAGTCTCCAACCAGTACAAGAGATCGCGATGAGTGAAATTGCGAGCGACGCTCTTTTTTACGATTTATATGAGGTTCTATTTGACGGATATGAGCGGAAGTTATTACAGAAAAGGTCTTGGTTAACATCAATTAGAGAAAGAAGAACCGATAAAAGGGAACTTATCTGGGTTGGATTCAGTGATGGTTCCTTAAAGAGGTTACCAAATACTGTCCCAATAGTCATAACTTCGAAGATAAATCTCTATTACGATAGCATCGTCTTCCAAGGACCTGGAATTATACAGGTTGAAAAGGGTAGCGTTGTACGTTTTAGTGACGCAAAGGGTGTTTTGGAAGGCAGACAATTTAAAGCTGAAAAACTGACAGTTATAGATGATGGTACGAGATGTTTGGTTAATATTTATTCTGAACAAACGTGCGATGTTTACTGGGATAATGTATTCATTGGAAAAACACCGATATACTTATTCGTGACAACAGCGGGCGAACACAAGATTTCTTTTGTAAAGAATGGGATAACGATTGAGAATAAAGTAATAAACATTGACTCTGGTGTCCTGAATGAAATTGTCTTGCAAAAATAG
- the miaA gene encoding tRNA (adenosine(37)-N6)-dimethylallyltransferase MiaA: protein MKRIIISGPTASGKTDIVVELSKRIPIEVISMDSRQIYKYMDIGTAKPDPYQLTLVKHHMIDIIEPNEYFNAFLYQKEAKEIEKEILERGKIPIYVGGTGLYIDALVKGFFEGVSRDENIRKELSKLNEQEPGILRKMLEEFDPQAASHIHPQDIKRTIRALEVYLKTGKRISELQKQQPTEDFILLVLNPKREELYERINHRAEKMIEHGLIDEVKNLVEKYGDNLESFKTIGYREIIDYLNGVYSLETAIHLIKRNTRHYARRQIIYLRRFNNAIWIEPDKDTVENIENIIRKEYTL from the coding sequence GTGAAGAGAATTATAATATCTGGCCCAACGGCATCTGGAAAGACAGATATAGTTGTTGAACTGTCTAAAAGGATTCCAATCGAAGTTATTTCTATGGATTCGAGGCAAATTTACAAATATATGGACATTGGGACGGCAAAGCCTGATCCTTATCAATTAACCCTTGTTAAACATCACATGATAGATATAATAGAGCCAAATGAGTATTTTAATGCATTTTTGTATCAAAAGGAAGCTAAAGAGATAGAAAAGGAGATTTTGGAGCGAGGAAAAATTCCAATTTATGTTGGTGGTACTGGACTTTATATTGATGCATTAGTAAAAGGCTTTTTTGAGGGTGTATCACGCGATGAGAACATACGTAAAGAGTTGAGCAAACTAAATGAACAAGAACCCGGTATATTAAGAAAAATGCTCGAAGAATTTGACCCTCAAGCTGCATCACACATACATCCTCAAGATATAAAAAGGACTATACGAGCACTCGAGGTTTACTTGAAGACTGGTAAGAGAATTTCCGAACTCCAGAAACAGCAACCAACAGAGGATTTTATTTTATTAGTGCTAAATCCAAAAAGGGAGGAGCTCTACGAGAGAATTAATCACCGTGCTGAGAAAATGATAGAGCATGGTCTTATCGATGAGGTTAAGAACTTGGTGGAAAAGTACGGTGATAACCTCGAATCTTTCAAAACAATCGGATATCGAGAAATTATCGATTACCTCAACGGTGTTTACAGTCTTGAAACAGCTATTCATTTAATAAAACGCAACACAAGACATTATGCGAGGCGCCAAATAATATATTTGAGAAGGTTCAACAATGCTATTTGGATTGAGCCAGACAAAGACACTGTGGAAAATATCGAGAACATAATCAGGAAAGAATACACTCTTTAA
- a CDS encoding patatin-like phospholipase family protein, which yields MLGLALQAGGVKGFSHIATLKIFEECRARPDVISGSSAGSIVGGLYAIYTNADAVYDIFAKTVKKFLRRQKTKPEPIMNLEMTIKESLYSLDEYYEFFKELFGKTKFSELKIKLLVIAFDLSEMKSMIIDEGFLVDAVLASCTVPGVFEPTYVAGNKMLDGGVLSPVPAKELKYYGADKIVASVFEENVPNYTTYADLMLVVDWLKERQIINNAVNYVDFCFKYPISVGWRDFDKCDKVYYDALNVARSVKDEFQSFLGR from the coding sequence GTGCTGGGACTTGCACTTCAAGCGGGTGGAGTTAAAGGCTTTTCTCATATAGCCACCTTAAAGATTTTTGAAGAATGTCGAGCACGGCCAGATGTTATATCTGGTTCATCAGCCGGTTCAATAGTTGGTGGTCTGTACGCAATTTACACGAATGCTGATGCAGTATACGATATATTTGCAAAGACAGTGAAGAAATTTCTGAGAAGGCAGAAGACTAAGCCTGAACCGATTATGAACTTGGAAATGACAATTAAAGAATCTCTCTATTCATTGGATGAATATTATGAATTCTTTAAAGAACTCTTTGGAAAGACTAAGTTTTCGGAGCTAAAGATTAAATTGTTAGTAATTGCTTTCGATTTATCAGAAATGAAGAGTATGATAATTGACGAAGGTTTTCTTGTTGACGCTGTTCTTGCAAGCTGCACAGTTCCTGGAGTTTTCGAGCCAACTTATGTTGCAGGTAACAAAATGCTTGATGGCGGTGTGCTATCACCTGTTCCTGCTAAGGAGTTGAAGTACTACGGTGCTGATAAAATAGTTGCGAGCGTTTTTGAAGAGAACGTTCCTAATTATACGACATATGCCGATTTGATGCTTGTTGTTGACTGGTTAAAAGAAAGACAAATTATAAACAATGCAGTGAACTACGTGGACTTCTGTTTCAAATATCCAATTTCAGTTGGTTGGAGGGATTTTGACAAATGTGATAAGGTTTACTATGATGCTCTTAATGTTGCAAGGAGTGTGAAAGATGAGTTTCAGAGTTTCCTTGGGCGGTGA
- a CDS encoding MarR family winged helix-turn-helix transcriptional regulator: MEGKAFTEEKNLEELLRAICFRIRVHGREALKNYSITSAQFDLLQRVYFNGPQTMTKLSQMLGIAKSTTSGLVMRLVRDGFLNRTRDQKDKRIFKVEITVLGEEVIKAVIKKREEYIGTIIRKLPEKKREEIRESLEILYKLMQEEE, from the coding sequence ATGGAAGGAAAGGCGTTCACAGAAGAAAAAAATTTAGAGGAGTTGCTGAGAGCAATTTGCTTTAGAATCCGTGTCCACGGCCGAGAAGCTTTGAAGAATTATAGCATAACCTCTGCACAATTTGATCTACTTCAGAGAGTGTATTTCAACGGTCCGCAGACTATGACTAAGCTGAGCCAAATGCTTGGAATAGCTAAGAGTACTACAAGTGGTTTGGTCATGAGGTTGGTGAGAGATGGATTTTTGAACAGAACAAGAGACCAAAAGGACAAGAGAATTTTCAAAGTTGAGATAACTGTTCTTGGTGAAGAAGTGATTAAGGCTGTCATTAAGAAGAGGGAAGAATATATTGGGACGATAATACGCAAACTTCCAGAAAAGAAGAGAGAAGAAATAAGAGAATCTCTGGAGATTTTATACAAACTTATGCAAGAGGAGGAATAA
- a CDS encoding S-layer homology domain-containing protein, with protein MILRKFLIITAVLIFLNSVFPATIKDLSPSAADYKAVNFLVDEKIMDVDANSNFKPSLLVTKLDLARYLYALVNRYNLIGRTEDYSDSIKRLEARISALEKQMENIPKTSSAGVSIPQITALQNEISDLKKKIANLENTSVSSTNVSKSIEQSLTPVQNDLSNLTKRLTSLENKVNTLPQPKDYSKDIESINSRITNLEKITSSLPQPKDIQQLNERINNLNNLINRANDEIAGLKTEIRSEIKTEIENVSTKIDSNYQQQLAEMEKLRLRVQKLEEVINKGDDFLRRLDAIDALTLVNMFSTVQVLYNRFDQIEDRYTKLENKISEISVEQQYVMSEIAKVSSSTDKLQNMDNRVQNAEKIAIESTQRVDSMSLELSKIKSELETTRIIAISAVVLAAVLGIVILLK; from the coding sequence ATGATACTAAGAAAGTTTTTGATTATAACAGCTGTTCTCATTTTTCTAAATTCGGTCTTTCCCGCGACGATTAAAGATCTATCGCCTTCCGCTGCTGATTATAAGGCTGTAAATTTTCTTGTCGATGAGAAGATTATGGACGTTGACGCAAACAGTAATTTCAAACCATCTCTGCTAGTTACCAAACTTGATTTGGCAAGATATCTTTATGCACTCGTGAATAGGTATAATCTAATTGGACGCACAGAAGACTACAGTGATTCTATTAAGAGACTTGAGGCAAGAATCTCAGCTCTTGAGAAGCAAATGGAAAACATACCTAAAACGAGTTCAGCTGGTGTGAGTATCCCCCAGATTACAGCTTTACAAAATGAAATAAGTGACTTAAAGAAAAAGATTGCAAATTTAGAGAACACTTCGGTAAGTTCTACAAACGTTTCAAAAAGCATTGAACAGTCACTGACCCCTGTTCAAAATGATTTATCCAACCTTACTAAGAGGTTGACGAGTCTCGAAAATAAAGTCAATACACTTCCTCAACCGAAAGATTATTCTAAGGATATAGAGTCTATAAATTCAAGAATTACAAATCTTGAGAAAATAACCAGCAGTCTACCTCAACCGAAAGATATTCAGCAGCTAAATGAAAGAATAAATAACCTGAACAATTTAATTAACCGGGCTAACGATGAAATAGCTGGACTCAAAACTGAAATCAGAAGCGAAATCAAGACTGAGATAGAAAATGTTTCGACGAAAATTGACAGTAATTATCAACAGCAACTTGCCGAGATGGAAAAACTGAGACTCAGGGTTCAAAAACTGGAAGAAGTGATAAATAAAGGTGACGATTTTTTAAGAAGACTTGATGCGATAGATGCATTAACTCTTGTTAATATGTTTTCAACGGTTCAAGTGCTTTACAACAGGTTTGACCAAATCGAAGATAGGTATACGAAACTGGAAAATAAGATATCTGAGATTTCTGTCGAACAGCAGTACGTAATGAGTGAAATAGCAAAGGTATCTTCAAGTACTGACAAATTGCAAAATATGGATAATAGGGTGCAAAATGCCGAAAAGATAGCCATCGAATCAACACAAAGAGTTGATTCAATGAGTTTGGAATTGTCAAAAATTAAGAGCGAACTTGAAACTACAAGAATAATAGCGATAAGTGCTGTTGTACTTGCTGCAGTCCTCGGTATAGTTATTTTATTGAAATAG
- a CDS encoding type IV pilus twitching motility protein PilT, with product MLDIYDVINKAKSARATDIHISAGNPPIIRVDGFLSRMQGYQPLSAEDVSYAVKSLLESEDVIADSKETDFSFGFQDVRIRANLYYERGNPALALRIITKRIRTFEELGLPSILRDFCDRDTGLVIVTGPTGSGKSTTLAAMIDYINSKYAYHIITIEDPIEYVFENKNSLIHQREIGRDTESFADGLKYALRQDPDIILVGEMRDLETISLALTAAETGHLVFATLHTNSAATAPERIVDVFPAHQQKQVSLQLANTLVGVVYQRLVPKKTSGMMPIVEVLVANSAVKNLIREGKIHQIESIMQTAQKLGNILFDDALLKAYFSGEISKEVVVGFARNPEEVAKKVGWTGV from the coding sequence ATGCTCGATATATATGATGTTATTAATAAGGCAAAGTCAGCAAGAGCTACGGACATACATATATCAGCTGGTAATCCACCTATCATACGCGTAGACGGTTTTTTGTCGAGAATGCAAGGATATCAACCATTGAGTGCCGAGGATGTTTCTTATGCGGTTAAATCTCTCTTAGAGTCTGAAGACGTTATAGCTGATTCCAAAGAGACTGATTTCTCTTTCGGCTTCCAAGATGTTAGAATAAGGGCCAACCTTTATTACGAGCGCGGGAATCCTGCACTTGCACTGAGAATTATCACAAAGCGAATTCGAACATTCGAAGAACTGGGATTACCGAGCATTTTAAGGGACTTTTGCGATAGAGATACTGGATTAGTTATCGTAACAGGTCCAACTGGTAGTGGTAAATCGACAACATTAGCAGCTATGATAGACTACATAAATTCAAAGTACGCATATCATATAATAACAATTGAAGACCCGATAGAATACGTCTTCGAAAATAAGAATTCCTTGATTCACCAAAGAGAAATTGGTAGAGATACGGAATCTTTTGCTGACGGCTTGAAGTACGCACTCAGGCAAGACCCAGATATCATACTCGTTGGAGAAATGAGAGATTTGGAGACGATTTCTTTGGCATTGACAGCTGCCGAAACAGGGCATCTCGTTTTCGCAACTTTGCATACAAACTCAGCAGCAACAGCTCCAGAAAGAATAGTTGATGTATTTCCTGCTCATCAACAAAAGCAGGTATCATTACAGCTAGCAAATACATTGGTAGGCGTTGTATATCAAAGGTTAGTACCTAAAAAGACATCAGGTATGATGCCTATCGTCGAGGTCTTAGTCGCGAACAGTGCTGTGAAGAATCTAATAAGAGAAGGAAAAATACACCAGATAGAGAGCATAATGCAGACAGCTCAAAAATTAGGAAACATACTTTTCGATGATGCGCTTCTCAAAGCATATTTCTCAGGCGAGATAAGCAAAGAAGTAGTTGTGGGATTTGCAAGGAATCCAGAGGAGGTGGCTAAAAAAGTAGGATGGACAGGAGTTTGA
- the murB gene encoding UDP-N-acetylmuramate dehydrogenase produces the protein MDYTHDFEKVRRIDKKIVYKLWDLGCDLYFEESLAHHVNFRLGGNVPLLIVPNNKIGLIETLKLLKCEEFDYRILGNGTNIIPTDKSKDFAVISTERINEVRIKEGIVYASAGVSFKSLCLAASENSLSGLEKAYGLPGSVGGAIYMNAGCYGWETAENVVSIEVFDGNEIFEMKPDEAKFGYRNSVFKNERSLIILGAKFRLAHGKKDEILELMTETMRKRYEKQPLEYPSAGSVFKRPRPDFYVGTAIESLGLKGYQIGGAQVSEKHAGFIINKNNATASDVLKLIDFIKTKVKEHYNVELETEVEIWD, from the coding sequence GTGGATTACACGCATGATTTTGAGAAAGTTAGAAGAATAGATAAAAAGATAGTCTATAAGCTTTGGGACTTAGGATGTGATCTGTATTTTGAGGAAAGCTTAGCGCACCATGTCAATTTCAGATTAGGGGGCAATGTTCCTCTTTTAATCGTTCCGAACAATAAGATTGGACTCATCGAAACGTTAAAGCTATTGAAGTGCGAAGAATTTGATTATAGAATACTTGGCAATGGTACAAATATCATCCCAACGGACAAGAGCAAAGATTTTGCCGTAATTTCAACTGAAAGGATTAATGAAGTTAGAATAAAAGAAGGAATTGTATACGCCTCAGCTGGCGTATCTTTTAAATCACTATGTTTGGCTGCATCGGAGAATTCATTATCTGGGTTAGAAAAAGCTTACGGTTTACCTGGAAGCGTCGGCGGTGCTATTTATATGAACGCAGGATGCTATGGTTGGGAAACCGCAGAAAATGTTGTCAGCATAGAAGTCTTTGATGGAAATGAGATATTTGAAATGAAACCCGACGAGGCGAAATTTGGGTACAGAAATAGTGTATTTAAGAATGAGAGATCACTGATAATTCTTGGGGCTAAATTCAGACTCGCTCACGGTAAGAAAGATGAGATTTTGGAATTGATGACTGAAACGATGAGGAAACGATATGAGAAGCAACCGTTAGAATATCCGAGTGCAGGCAGTGTATTCAAGAGACCGAGACCAGATTTTTACGTCGGCACTGCGATAGAGTCTTTGGGGTTGAAAGGCTATCAAATCGGTGGAGCTCAAGTTTCTGAAAAGCATGCGGGATTTATAATAAACAAGAACAATGCAACCGCTTCGGATGTTTTGAAACTCATAGATTTCATAAAAACAAAAGTAAAAGAACACTACAACGTAGAGCTTGAAACAGAAGTGGAAATATGGGATTAA